The following proteins are encoded in a genomic region of Rattus rattus isolate New Zealand chromosome 2, Rrattus_CSIRO_v1, whole genome shotgun sequence:
- the Cd3eap gene encoding DNA-directed RNA polymerase I subunit RPA34, which yields MEGTSACGATRFSCPPHFTAMSPDSDPPRFSLEALTGPDTEVWLIRAPADFAPQCLNGRRVPLSGSRTVKGKLDGKKHRYRVVTSGPQAGEATLLTSSMEAGGRLACAPAPNGSLRIMEGPQEYLISRVPLQPIPTSLPPQIPAGLRPRFSAFGGSPPVTGPGSASALRSPTSGKRKKKRKDAEASDTQEAVNRHEAMKVETAWGDLGMDVKKKRKRHHVDEEAEAKGLEPVAELAELPVPSATSSKKRKKSKGAETLQAEEDPGHMEPVAQTEPPEGPFLSPTKKRKRQKEAEGVEEVDGTMADSQPQVTVEPHEETILLSPTKKRRKEKRQNLVMEAEMGLPGVLMETELLEPGLQAEVAPVSPKKTKKKKKGKCVDEALAVAAEATEAALPADFEPHGAPVPSKKKERGQKATEPGSEVTDPRQSEEPEPRAGQGSPKKKKKKDQESRVQNTIPH from the exons ATGGAGGGTACCTCGGCCTGTG GTGCCACTCGGTTCTCCTGCCCACCCCACTTCACGGCGATGTCTCCAGACTCGGATCCCCCCCGTTTCTCCTTGGAGGCGCTTACAGGTCCAGATACGGAAGTGTGGCTTATCCGAGCCCCTGCAGACTTCGCCCCACAATG cctcaATGGGCGGCGTGTGCCTCTCTCTGGCTCCAGGACTGTTAAGGGCAAACTGGACGGCAAGAAGCACCGATACCGGGTCGTTACCAGCGGCCCCCAGGCTGGGGAAGCCACCTTGCTCACATCTTCAATGGAGGCAGGTGGCAGGCTCGCCTGTGCCCCCGCCCCCAACGGAAGCTTAAGGATTATGGAGGGTCCTCAGGAATATCTTATCTCTCGGGTCCCCCTGCAGCCGATCCCCACAAGCCTGCCACCTCAGATCCCTGCTGGCCTGCGGCCTCGCTTCTCTGCCTTCGGAGGCAGCCCTCCTGTCACAGGGCCGGGTTCAGCCTCGGCTCTGAGGTCCCCCACTtcagggaagaggaaaaagaagagaaaggatgcaGAGGCCTCAGACACTCAGGAGGCCGTGAACAGGCACGAGGCCATGAAAGTGGAAACAGCCTGGGGTGACCTAGGAATGGAtgtgaagaagaagagaaagaggcatCACGTggatgaggaggcagaggctaagGGGCTGGAGCCCGTGGCTGAGCTGGCCGAGCTGCCAGTCCCCTCTGCCACCAGcagcaagaagaggaagaagtccAAGGGGGCAGAGACACTCCAGGCGGAAGAGGATCCGGGGCACATGGAACCCGTGGCTCAGACAGAGCCTCCTGAGGGGCCCTTCCTGTCTCCtaccaaaaagagaaagaggcagaaagaagctgaaggggtagAGGAAGTGGATGGCACCATGGCTGACTCTCAGCCACAGGTCACTGTGGAACCCCACGAGGAAACCATCCTACTGTCCCCcacaaagaagaggagaaaagaaaagagacagaatttGGTgatggaggcagagatgggccTCCCTGGAGTGCTCATGGAGACGGAGCTTTTAGAACCAGGGCTTCAGGCTGAAGTAGCTCCTGTGTCCcccaagaagacaaagaagaagaaaaaggggaagtGTGTGGATGAGGCACTGGCCGTGGCAGCAGAGGCGACAGAGGCTGCACTTCCAGCTGATTTTGAGCCCCACGGGGCTCCAGTACCCAgcaagaaaaaagagagaggacagaaagcaaCAGAGCCTGGGTCTGAGGTGACCGACCCAAGACAATCTGAGGAACCAGAGCCCAGGGCAGGTCAGGGATcccccaagaagaagaaaaagaaggatcaGGAAAGTAGGGTACAAAACACCATTCCCCACTGA